In one window of Tubulanus polymorphus chromosome 3, tnTubPoly1.2, whole genome shotgun sequence DNA:
- the LOC141902928 gene encoding uncharacterized protein LOC141902928, with the protein MTSCMVPVYRRCLNNGDSLEALINISRGITPKTPTSNGKCGICFILSAYATDKVDNLIDFAAVKRYSNVFITVQPGEQLTDVDGSGSVVGFIVESAENRDAAVNKCTEIARELIKRPEYFPLELDIST; encoded by the exons ATGACTAGCTGCATGGTACCAGTTTACCGACGCTGTTTGAATAACGGCGACTCATTGGAGGCTTTAATCAATATTAGTCGAGGAATCACACCAAAAACCCCGACTTCAAATGGAAAATGCggaatatgtttcattttgtcaGCGTATGCTACCGATAAAGTCGATAATCTGATTGATTTCGCAGCCGTTAAAAGGTATTCGAACGTGTTCATCACTGTTCAGCCTGGAGAACAATTGACCGATGTTGATGGCAGTGGAAGCGTCGTGGGTTTCATTGTGGAGAGCGCCGAAAATCGGGACG CTGCGGTGAACAAGTGCACTGAAATAGCTCGAGAATTAATCAAACGACCAGAATACTTCCCCTTGGAATTAGATATATCTACATAA